The genomic stretch CCCTAGACATAGACCTCTTTGCTTTCGCCCAAGTCGGTGATTGCGGTATAGATAAGATAGTTGACCCAGAGGTTTTCCATGACATTGAATTGCTGTTTGCTTGTGTCTAATGGTACGGTTCAACTCCACATGACCCCCCTCCAGACAAAGACAGGTAACTCGCCATCTCAACCACGCTCAGAAGCTGAGATGGAAAGATTGCTAAACAGTTGAACACTGGCATTTCATCATTATCGAGGTCCCTGCGCGCTTGCCATGGCACGATTCCCTCTTACGGTATGGCGGGGCAGGTGCCAACCGCGTCTTGTGTGGCGACCCTCTTCTCTCTCACTCACCTCAAACAAATGACAGATGTTCATTAGTCTTGAACACTAGAGAGAGCACTGGCCACTGAGTTTACCTTTCCACTGTCTATTGTCGACCTATCTTTGCTCGTTTCCTATTTTACCCCAGTGCAGTCTCTGCGCATTGCTGGCCCCACCTTTTCTACACTTCATATATAGTAGACCTCGCTCACTCTTATCGCATTCATTTACTCCAAAACTATTATCTGGAGATCAGCAAAGTTCTCAGCTCACCAAAATGGCGCTCTCAAAGCGCGGTCATGACGACGCAGCTGCACTGGAAGATGCCCCAGTCACTAAGCAACCCAAATTATTGCAAGAATTGGAGCAGACCGGAATGTTAGATGTTCCAGGCAACTTTGGCTCTCTTTCCTCAGGACGCCCGAAGCGTGAACGGAAACCTCCCGAGAAGTACTCCGATGTGACCCCTCAGCCCTCTCCTAGGAAACggacaacaacaacaccgaAGACGACAGCAAAACGCTCTTCGAGGAAGCCGGCAACGACTACGAAACGCGGTTCGCAAATCTCAAAAGGACTCAAGAAAAACTCTAAAATACAAAGTCCCAAAGTCCTGCTAGGCAGCTTCTCACCAGCCATTGTGCCCAATCAGGAACCAGAGCATGAAAGTGAAGAGAGCGATCTGTCACCGCTACCACCTTCTTTGCTCTTAAGCGCGGTCAGTAGCTCAGAGATTTCTTAGAAATAACACTGACCAACTTTTTAGATGATCACGGCTGCTGATAAGCAGACTCTTCCACTGGACAGGTCAAGTGAATGCGCTCAAAATGTGCCAGCACCGCTACCAGCATCTAGTCAGAATTTCATACCAAACACCTCGCAAACCGAAGCCACCAAGTTCCAAACACTTCCATCACACCCCTCAACGGCTCAGACACCCGAGGATCCTCTACGCCAGACCCCGCAACAAGCACATACAGATAACCAGACATCGCCAGTGCAACATGCGTACCTGACCCCCGGTTCGGAGCCCTACCCAAATATACAAGTCGCGCACGAGAATTTAGATTTGAAGTCTAATCTAGAACTCAGGGAACAACACACACCCCCTCAGGGTTCATATCAAATAGAGCCGACCCAAGTTTCGCCTTCGACGCCACTTGCAACAGCATATGCACGTTCAGATGCTACGACTGAATGTGAGGATATGGAATGCTCATCGCGCCATGCCTCGTTTCGGGTAGATGATGACCTGCAGCATCTCCGCGCTATAGCTGAGCAGCTTCTTGGCCAACGTAATGTAGGGCAAAACAAGCCGGAACCCATTGGAAAACCAGAAGTGTGGGCAGAAGGGCGACAAGAGCTTTGTGAAACATTGCACTACTTTCGTAGCTACCAGAGTTCCAGTTACGCCACAGGAGGGTTTGTACGCGGCTTCATGTTCGACAAACTTGCGCATGATCGTGACTATATCGATAGCGATGTCATCCTCTCACGAGCAGGTGGGGGTCGAGTGAAAGACAAGGACTCTGGTGAGATGAAAGCTGGTAGAGACCAGAAAGAAGATTCGGTCGCTGCAGGTTTGAGGAATTGCATGCTCAGTCGCAACCCGGTGGTTATCATTACCGGAGTCGACAATCCACACATTCCATCAAAGCCACCACACCAGTATTGTGTACTTGACCACTTCAAGCCCACACACATCTGGTCTGAGAAGAGTGGCGGGAACGAGATGGTGCGATATCGGTTCGAGAAGCTCAACACGAAGAAAGATTCTTGGTGGCGAGCAAAGGACGGCCCAGATGTTGCCACACTTGGCTCACTACCACCCCCAGTTGAGAGACAATGTGGCTCATGTGGCGTGATATCCCCGCAAGTATATCTGAACGGATGGATGTGTCTACGCTCGACTTGCGCATCATTTTGGAAACTTATCACCGCGACACCTGGCCCTGGGAACAGCACCTCCTTGCAAGAGCCGAATGAAGCGTCTCTCATCTACGACCCTCGGTTTCTCAAACAGAAGACGCCCTGGGTCAACGACGATCGCGACTACCCGCTCGTGTCTAACACTGCCGAGCTATCACCGCACGCTCGGCCGGGTGACAACACATCTGTCGCATTCTGGTCTGGGATAGTTTGTCCTAAATGCGGAAGCTGTATCCCACGCATCAATTGGACTTGTTGGACGTGTCCCAACACTACTTGCGACTTCGTTCGGTCCCCGCCACACACACTCATCCCTGCCCTTTCTCTTCGGGACCCATTCTGGCCCGTGACCGACCTAGATACACATTCCAGAGACACATACTCGCCTCTGATCGATCTCAATGTATTTCTCAGTCATGGTTATCGCATCAACCGGTTTAAGCTTCCGGGAATCGATGGCTTCGTAACTCACATGATTGCCAACAAGACCGTATTAGAGGAAGACGGTGGCCCAGACGCCATGTTCGAAGAACTCCAACTGAC from Pyrenophora tritici-repentis strain M4 chromosome 1, whole genome shotgun sequence encodes the following:
- a CDS encoding 2OG-FeII-Oxy-2 domain containing protein, whose translation is MALSKRGHDDAAALEDAPVTKQPKLLQELEQTGMLDVPGNFGSLSSGRPKRERKPPEKYSDVTPQPSPRKRTTTTPKTTAKRSSRKPATTTKRGSQISKGLKKNSKIQSPKVLLGSFSPAIVPNQEPEHESEESDLSPLPPSLLLSAMITAADKQTLPLDRSSECAQNVPAPLPASSQNFIPNTSQTEATKFQTLPSHPSTAQTPEDPLRQTPQQAHTDNQTSPVQHAYLTPGSEPYPNIQVAHENLDLKSNLELREQHTPPQGSYQIEPTQVSPSTPLATAYARSDATTECEDMECSSRHASFRVDDDLQHLRAIAEQLLGQRNVGQNKPEPIGKPEVWAEGRQELCETLHYFRSYQSSSYATGGFVRGFMFDKLAHDRDYIDSDVILSRAGGGRVKDKDSGEMKAGRDQKEDSVAAGLRNCMLSRNPVVIITGVDNPHIPSKPPHQYCVLDHFKPTHIWSEKSGGNEMVRYRFEKLNTKKDSWWRAKDGPDVATLGSLPPPVERQCGSCGVISPQVYLNGWMCLRSTCASFWKLITATPGPGNSTSLQEPNEASLIYDPRFLKQKTPWVNDDRDYPLVSNTAELSPHARPGDNTSVAFWSGIVCPKCGSCIPRINWTCWTCPNTTCDFVRSPPHTLIPALSLRDPFWPVTDLDTHSRDTYSPLIDLNVFLSHGYRINRFKLPGIDGFVTHMIANKTVLEEDGGPDAMFEELQLTDIGLERRSMPSGQLKGPNYCRQFLVNYGMPYKFIATTASRSFDGAARAITSTRSRLNWAAKLLFSQKTGKSMQEVAEDCKRQEFNEVLALGYFQGQKINYHDDGEYGLGPTIATLSLGAPGTMRIRMKARQYHGISSNTGLYDDAPPIPGCQKYEDRLALQPELDALKELVDTKPYNSRRKQIPKELELNIRGQAKEVLTMQLGHGDIVMMHGAEVQQYYEHAVEHEGSLRFALTCRYIDPKSLKEEDRPAYAVEADGERYDGSRLL